The Cloacibacillus sp. genome segment ATCGGCGAGGGGTCGTCCTGCTCGATGAAGAAGCCGCCGTATTTGGCGATCTGCCTCAGAAGGGGTTCCGTCTGCGCGTCGTTCGTGCAGTAAAAGGCGGTATTTTTGCCATATTTCTTGAGCCAGGCGGGAACCTTTTCAAGGATGAACTGCTGGGCTCCGGCGACGCCCACGTCGCTCACGGGGTCGGGAGCAGTCTCAAATGAAAACTTGACGCCCAGCTCCTTGCAGGCCGCCTCCATGATCGCGCGCTTGCGCGCCTGGAGTTCATAACTCTGGTGGCGCGGGAAGGATACCATGACAAAGTTTTTCGCGCCGAGCTCTTTCGTGGTGTGGATGATCAGGTATCCCCGCGAGATGCTGTCACCGACGGCGCTGAAATCCGAGATTGAGGAGATGACGTTTGGGTCCTCGTGCGGGGAGCCGGAGAGGCAGATCACGTCGTTCCTCTTCTCCTTGATCCTGCGGAAGGCCTCGGTGGTGCCCGGCACCGCGTCGTTGACGACGATAACCTTTACCTTCGGGTCGTCCGCCAAACCGACAATCTGCGAGATGGTGGTCTCCATCTCCTGCATGAAGTTATCCGGGAAGGTGACATGCTTGATCATGCCGCCCTTGGAAGCGTCGCCATACTCCTTGACGATCCTCTCCGCGCCGCGGTAGGCGTCCTCCGCCTGGGAAACGGTGGGCGTCGCGACGCCGATACGGAAGGCCGGCTCCGCAGATACCGACGCGGCGCACAGCACAGCGACGCAGCATGATACGACAAAACAAACCAGGAACTTTCTCACAAAGTATCCCCTGCCTTAAGATTTATGATAGCGTGCCAGAGAAAAACAGGTACTTACCGCACATGACGTGCATACTATCACCGGTTCGACGGCGATGTCAAGAAAAACCAGCCTCGGCACTATGGTCCGGTCAACTTTAAATCTTGCGCTCATAACTCATGGTTTTTAAATCATTTTATTTTTATCGCGGCGGAGCTGCCGGGGACGATGACTTTGCGAGGCTACTCTTCCCTGCCGCACGCTGAGGACATGGCCGCCGCTTCATTCGCCCTGCCGCGCGTCAGCCCGGTTAGGCGGCGGCACGCGCATAACGGCATCCGCATCTTATATATCCGCTGAATGCACAAAAAAGAAAGAGGCGGAGTTTCTCGTCCGCCTCTTTTACTGTTACCACTGTTTATTACAATGTTTATCCGCTTACCTCTTGCGTCTTACCGCCGCGAGCGGCAGCAGCGCCAGCAGTGCTAAGACTCCCAGACCCGCGGAGCAGCCGCTGCTTGAACCTCCGGAGGGTTTCGGTGCCTTCGCCTCGTTCATCGCCATCGCCACGGGGTCGATTACGCTGCCCATGGTTTTGTCGTAGTCGAACTCTCCATTATCCTTGACGAAGAGTATGAGCGTGTATGTCGCGGTCGGATCGATTTTGTCGGTAAAGGCGAGATTGTTTCCCTCCACGTTTTTGAGCGTGAAGCTCTGGTCGGCGTAGCCGGCCGGCTCCGCGGTATAGCCGAACTTCGCGCCTGTCCCGTCCCTAAGTATTTTGATGAGCGTGATGTCGCTGACTATATTGTTTGCCGCCGCGCCAAGCTGCGCGCCGGTCGTCTTCATCGCGAGAGCCGCGACTTTGCCGCTGTCGATCGCCGCCGCGATGACGGGCAGAGTCATGATCGTCTTCGGAGCCACCGCCACGTCGTCCGACATTACGGAGGCCACGGCCTTCTTTGCGGTCACAGGGTCGACCGTGATGTTGCCGTCAGCCGTCGCGGTGAAAAATTTTACCGGAACGTCCGCGCTCGCCGCGAGGGCTATGGTGTTCTCCTCCGTTGCCGGCGTGATGACGGGGGGAGCCGGCTTCACATCTGCCGGT includes the following:
- a CDS encoding DUF3798 domain-containing protein; the encoded protein is MLCAASVSAEPAFRIGVATPTVSQAEDAYRGAERIVKEYGDASKGGMIKHVTFPDNFMQEMETTISQIVGLADDPKVKVIVVNDAVPGTTEAFRRIKEKRNDVICLSGSPHEDPNVISSISDFSAVGDSISRGYLIIHTTKELGAKNFVMVSFPRHQSYELQARKRAIMEAACKELGVKFSFETAPDPVSDVGVAGAQQFILEKVPAWLKKYGKNTAFYCTNDAQTEPLLRQIAKYGGFFIEQDDPSPILGYPGAFGIDLKNESGNWPAIMKKIESTVIAAGGKGRMGTWSASVPWSMTCAMVEYGKRVVEKKAKLGNIKDFTLCFEKYTPGIGWHGKRYLDLANGTRNKKYIMLYQDTYIFGRGYMHTTDVKIPEKYEKIKGTQIGK